In one window of Gossypium arboreum isolate Shixiya-1 chromosome 4, ASM2569848v2, whole genome shotgun sequence DNA:
- the LOC108458258 gene encoding uncharacterized protein LOC108458258, protein MEFEDRYRQAQRPKYDCLLFDLDDTLYPLSSGISKECGNNIKDYMVEKLGIEKDKIVELSNLLYKNYGTTMAGLRAIGYDFDYDEYHSYVHGRLPYDNLKPDPQLRSLLLTLPLRKILFTNADKVHAAKALIKLGLEDCFQGIICFETLNPTHKNTVSDDEDDIEFLGSAVATTDVPSSPEIFDIIGHFAELKPGPSATLLPKTPIVCKPQESAIELALKIAKINPQRTLFFDDSVRNIQAGKCVDLHTVLVGTSQRPKGADYALESIHNIKQALPELWETDMKSEVSYSGQVTVETPVTA, encoded by the exons ATGGAATTCGAGGACCGTTATAGACAAGCTCAGAGGCCTAAATATGATTGCCTTCTTTTCG atCTTGATGATACCCTTTATCCCCTTAGTTCTGGTATTTCAAAAGAATGTGGAAATAACATTAAAG ACTACATGGTTGAAAAGCTGGGGATAGAAAAGGACAAAATCGTTGAACTGTCCAACCTGTTGTATAAGAATTATGGGACAACAATGGCTGGCCTCAGG GCAATTGGTTATGACTTTGACTATGATGAATACCACAGTTACGTTCATGGAAGACTCCCTTATGACAACTTAAAACCAGATCCTCAATTGAGAAGTCTATTGCTGACCTTGCCTCTAAGGAAAATT CTCTTCACAAATGCAGACAAGGTCCATGCAGCTAAAGCTCTGATTAAACTCGGACTAGAAGACTGTTTCCAAGGGATAATCTGCTTTGAGACACTCAATCCTACCCATAAGAATACAGTTTCTGATGATGAAGATGACATTGAGTTTCTGGGATCAGCCGTTGCTACAACTGATGTCCCGAGCAGCCCTGAAATTTTTGACATAATTGGCCATTTTGCTGAGCTAAAGCCAGGACCAAGTGCCACATTATTACCCAAGACACCCATTGTCTGCAAGCCACAAGAATCTGCCATAGAGCTTGCTCTCAAGATTGCCAAAATCAACCCTCAGAGAACT TTGTTCTTCGATGATAGTGTCCGCAACATCCAAGCAGGAAAATGCGTTGATCTTCACACTGTGCTg GTGGGCACATCTCAGAGACCTAAAGGAGCAGATTATGCATTAGAAAGCATTCACAACATAAAGCAGGCATTACCAGAGCTTTGGGAAACAGACATGAAATCTGAAGTCAGTTACTCTGGCCAGGTTACAGTGGAGACACCAGTGACAGCTTAG